A single genomic interval of Bacillota bacterium harbors:
- a CDS encoding cation-translocating P-type ATPase, which produces MTETPWHSATPGVAERELETSMESGLSPSEAAVRLSAYGLNTIRMKRGPSLVRIFISQFQDFMVLVLLGAVAASAYLGEYQDAAAILAIVLVNAVLGFVQEFRAERALAALKKLSAPGATVRRGGETIHIPAAEIVPGDVILLSAGDRVPADARLVDSSQLAVDESVLTGESRPVPKDHKAVARESAPVAERPNMVHAGTVVTRGRGRAIVSATGMDTEMGSIAGMMGEVTDAETPLQRRLGQLGRWLVLGCVLVCALVSALGVARGESLHLMFLSGVSLAVAAIPEGLPAIVTVCLALGVQRMSRRRAIVRRLTAVETLGCATVICADKTGTLTQNEMTVKIIDLVGREITVTGIGYCPEGEFREDGKPVDPTKDAVLRDLLLCAALCNDASLVRRGRSWEVVGDPTEGALAAMAFKGGPSLSRLARKFSRVWEIPFESERRMMAVSCSGPDGHMTFVKGAPGVVLSLCSSGVRAGRVVPSDNKFRDAVLARDSYLASQAMRVLAFACAPGNLIEIGSDGDAACAPHLTFLGLVGMMDPPRPEAARSVERARRAGIRTVMITGDHAETARAIGIELGLVDHGGGIMTGEELDRTSDRRLAEIVEHVAIFARVTPAHKLKIVRALRERGHIVAMTGDGVNDAPSIREADIGIAMGRSGTDVAREASAMVLSDDNYSTILAAIEEGRSIYDNVRKFIRYLLACNVGEVLTMLLAVAAGMPLPLTPIQILWMNLMTDGLPAMALGAEPTDPDALERPPRKPTEGVFARGLGLKIASQGVFIAACTVASFVVAGTFLGHGLATARTVAFSTLVMSQLIYVFHCRSERKPLSEIGLFSNRFLVAAVATSTALQLAAVYAPRTAAVLGTRPLAAVDWAVVLFLSGWSALLMVAARAAKRALARRHSLFRVKGAGGPAYTGRRFR; this is translated from the coding sequence ATGACGGAAACACCGTGGCATTCGGCCACTCCCGGAGTGGCCGAACGGGAACTCGAAACGTCGATGGAGTCCGGGCTTTCTCCAAGCGAGGCCGCGGTGCGGCTCTCGGCGTACGGGCTGAACACAATCAGGATGAAGAGAGGCCCGTCGCTAGTTCGCATATTCATCAGCCAGTTCCAGGACTTCATGGTCTTGGTCCTCCTCGGGGCCGTCGCGGCGTCCGCCTACCTCGGCGAGTATCAAGACGCGGCGGCAATCCTTGCCATAGTCCTCGTAAACGCGGTACTCGGTTTCGTTCAGGAATTCCGGGCCGAGCGGGCGCTCGCCGCCCTGAAGAAGCTCTCTGCCCCCGGCGCGACTGTGAGGAGGGGGGGCGAGACAATCCACATCCCAGCCGCCGAAATCGTCCCCGGCGACGTCATCCTCCTTTCGGCGGGCGACAGGGTGCCTGCTGACGCCAGGCTCGTGGACTCGTCCCAGCTTGCGGTGGATGAGTCCGTCTTGACCGGAGAGTCGAGACCTGTGCCGAAGGATCACAAGGCGGTTGCCAGGGAGAGCGCCCCCGTCGCGGAGAGGCCCAACATGGTGCACGCCGGGACCGTTGTCACGCGGGGCCGGGGCCGGGCGATTGTGTCCGCGACCGGCATGGACACCGAGATGGGTTCCATCGCCGGCATGATGGGGGAGGTGACCGATGCGGAGACCCCGCTTCAACGGAGGCTGGGGCAACTCGGCAGGTGGCTTGTGTTGGGGTGCGTGCTGGTCTGTGCCCTCGTGTCCGCACTCGGGGTCGCCAGAGGAGAGTCGCTGCACTTGATGTTCCTCTCCGGAGTGAGTCTTGCGGTCGCCGCCATACCTGAGGGACTCCCCGCCATAGTCACAGTCTGCCTTGCCCTCGGGGTGCAGAGGATGAGCCGCAGGCGCGCTATCGTGCGCAGACTGACGGCAGTCGAGACTCTGGGGTGCGCCACTGTGATATGTGCGGACAAGACTGGTACCCTGACCCAGAACGAGATGACTGTGAAGATCATAGACCTGGTGGGGCGGGAAATCACCGTGACCGGGATTGGGTATTGCCCCGAGGGAGAATTCCGCGAGGACGGCAAACCCGTAGACCCCACGAAGGACGCGGTCCTGCGCGATCTGCTCCTCTGCGCCGCCCTGTGCAATGACGCGTCCCTGGTCCGCCGGGGCAGGAGTTGGGAGGTCGTGGGGGACCCGACCGAAGGCGCGCTCGCCGCCATGGCTTTCAAGGGCGGGCCGTCCCTCTCCCGGCTCGCGCGGAAGTTTTCGCGCGTCTGGGAGATTCCTTTTGAGTCTGAGCGCAGGATGATGGCGGTTTCGTGCTCCGGGCCGGACGGGCACATGACGTTCGTGAAGGGCGCCCCAGGCGTCGTCCTGAGCCTCTGTTCGTCCGGGGTGCGCGCGGGTCGGGTGGTTCCTTCCGACAACAAGTTCAGGGACGCCGTGCTGGCGAGAGACTCGTATCTCGCCTCCCAGGCTATGCGAGTCTTGGCCTTCGCGTGTGCGCCCGGGAACCTGATCGAGATCGGATCGGACGGAGACGCCGCCTGCGCCCCGCATTTGACCTTCTTGGGGCTCGTGGGCATGATGGACCCGCCCAGGCCGGAGGCAGCCAGGTCTGTTGAGCGTGCCCGCAGGGCGGGAATCAGGACTGTGATGATTACCGGAGACCATGCGGAAACCGCCAGGGCGATCGGGATCGAACTGGGGTTGGTGGACCATGGCGGCGGCATCATGACCGGCGAGGAACTCGACCGCACATCCGACCGGCGGCTGGCCGAGATCGTGGAACACGTGGCCATCTTTGCCCGGGTGACGCCCGCACACAAACTGAAGATAGTCAGGGCACTCCGGGAGCGCGGACACATCGTGGCGATGACCGGAGACGGCGTGAATGATGCCCCATCCATCAGGGAGGCCGACATCGGTATCGCAATGGGCCGGTCGGGGACAGATGTCGCCAGAGAGGCTTCCGCGATGGTCCTTTCGGACGACAACTACTCGACCATCCTGGCTGCAATAGAAGAAGGGCGGTCGATCTACGATAATGTGAGGAAGTTCATCAGGTATCTTCTTGCGTGCAATGTCGGGGAGGTGCTGACGATGCTCCTGGCGGTTGCGGCAGGCATGCCGCTCCCGCTCACTCCCATTCAGATACTGTGGATGAACCTGATGACCGACGGCCTGCCCGCAATGGCACTTGGGGCCGAACCTACGGACCCCGATGCCCTGGAGCGGCCTCCAAGAAAGCCGACAGAAGGCGTGTTCGCACGAGGTCTCGGTCTCAAGATCGCAAGCCAGGGAGTGTTCATTGCTGCATGCACTGTGGCGTCGTTCGTCGTGGCCGGCACGTTCCTCGGGCACGGCCTCGCCACCGCTCGAACGGTAGCCTTCTCGACCCTTGTGATGTCCCAACTGATCTATGTATTTCACTGTCGCTCAGAACGAAAACCCCTCTCAGAGATAGGGCTGTTCTCCAACAGGTTCCTTGTGGCCGCGGTGGCCACCTCCACGGCTTTGCAGCTTGCGGCCGTATACG